Part of the Amblyomma americanum isolate KBUSLIRL-KWMA chromosome 7, ASM5285725v1, whole genome shotgun sequence genome, agttagcaggttggtgagcatcctgtgactggcggtgtcatgccccaagcagctggcaggttgctgacggttaagtagccagcgatcaggtcccgtgattgatgacgtcggtgaatgCCATGGTTGCCGGGCAGAGAGCCGGAAATGCACTGTGGGTGGCGGATCACTGGTGGTGTTCGCTTGAGGCGGAAAATATCTGGTTGAAGGGGCGTTCGCTTCTTGTGAGCGGAAGAATCCGGTAGGTGGTTTGTAGAAGGCCGAAGGGAGGGtactttccgggatccagaacgtcaggacctggaaagttagcaggttggtgagcatcctgtgactggcggtgtcatgcccctTCATTTTTAGTGCATCGAAAGCTTCTGTTGAAAGTCCTGCCTGGCCATCAACAGTCTCATaccattttcgcagagttctgggatgtggaggcacgtgtcaaaaactttcctgacatactgataggctcgtggggaatagaaatttaaagttaaggcaaaacttctcagttcaggggagtactgctttggagtgccaattccaccttgctttccgacttgtctttcaagtaggtgcttatttactttacccaggccatctaaaacagacacttgctctgtcaggaggatattctccgtagttaaagctgacagaacagattttagttccgcatttttcttttgcagtctccgccttgtttgctgcagcctttttatgctttttcttgactgagcatgctatgcagaaaaccatgcagcccttgctctcaagtaagctttttcgggtgtgtcctcctatgaagagagatagaaaatgcaatgcatcattagaacaatgcacacccaagccttgcataccacagttacaacagtgtgcacatataaaacacaaagcactctgaatgttccattaaaagaagaatgaaggAGCTCAGTTAATCTTCTCGTCCTACTTTAATATCAAAGTGTTTCACCTCTGATGTAAATGCTCAGCATGCCATCACTCACAACGCAAGGAAAATTCACTTGATCATCTTTTTCTCGCACATTGTACCATAGCAACAGATCATTTGCCCTGTCACATATTTTACCAGCACCTCACCTCGCATCAAGCCGGTAATGCCTACAAGGGTAACCCTGTTTTTGTCCAGAtggaaaagtacaaaaattcacctgtaaccttaatgatgaaagaatgcaatgatttaccttccaggattgccatgataacagagtctttgttatttcagtcaggatcactttcttatatggattcctcacactttcagtaacaaaatttgatttctcagatgactaattcgcacctgctgtttattttttctttgtgaattttcTAAGGATATTTACTTGGCAATGATGTTTCTCGACTTGCACCTGAGTGCCGTACCtacgctgctttttttgtttttgaaacaattttgttccgctttgagtcccacccatctccccctatgtaatgcccctagtggacccttagggtacttgaatagatcaataaatgaagctgtgactcaccgattctcctctggtagatggagaggtgtccaagaagaagattccataatgtgctcctcagcttgatatgcaggccactcacacacttaaaaattcattggtttattgattcatcattgcatacaatataccatgcagatcagttagtagatattagtaaaaattgccacggcgaaatcaagctaagtccattcacacagtctgggtgcctgcacatgctgtgttaaagattatgctaataatgcatgctgtggatgggccactcacgctatcaaatacgctcttggcatatgcacaagcatttgacattcatggtgttgaattctgcttcagaaataggcacattcgacaggtccatttaccattgctggcctccttcttcgtggcgtcccaacagaggctggggcggttggcaaagtcggaagttcctgcataagataaactgtttagtaatgcagcccaccttagaatgcctgttgccctgttctcctccgccatgcatcaaggcataagaaggaaagcaggacatgaggctaatcacaaaattactcggcatgcccactactgggccacgcaacagcttcagtgcatatgtactcaatgcctttcgatgtcactgcaaaagaaaaacgctcgcacattgttaaactcatatcacctagcatgttaaggtaatgttatatgtctacacattttatttttattatacactcaaagtgttgcagaaataaagcagggttaatagcacaactgtgtaaaagcgtgaatacatacagctttaaaaattattgcattaaattttgtgtcgtgcaatctccttttctgaatgcccactggaactgacgttagagaggttggcatgtacccatataagaagtatttcatgaaaacttatacaaggaacaaactgaaaaagaagaaaacatgacagtacaaatttttcatgtagcacgcatgccagtttgcaccgaatactttctacatagctgtcaatgaccttgtccaaaatcagtaaaaccagtttggaataacatgagaaaattttgtagaaaagatatcactgacctggtggagtatgtcttgcatagccaaatttttcttgatactgacagattatttgtagtggaactctgacgagatgactatattgatttgtgtaacgaacataagcaatgaaggcacatgaaagaatattgtggcagttactaatgtgcttatgcggttccacaaaaaggtaccatcctatatgaaggatctttgcagaacctactgcactctgctactgtctccggtaagcacggggcctgacaaacaactgcaggttctactgcactttacattgcagaattgcaacgacatcctacctcatgcagtgaataaacctggatggaaaccacacaggacgatatgaaacttactggtgtaagtcgaaaggcttgagatggccctggctgaatgtccagcattgtggccacatccatagatgcctgtaaaaaaattttgttcaggagaaatgtgtgtgtaccgagacataacaagcgttcagttttaagcacctagtgaaaagtggagaagcatcacactactagaccgttttgagttatgtctgaaggaataaagatatgactggtgtgctgaggtggcttggtcaaaacttcctctgagcctgcgccaggaagctttcttttacaTAAAAATTCACCCGTTTCGTGACTCGTGCTGCGAGATAAACTCAGACGCTGTCAATCTTCTAGCAGTTGCTGTCACAAAGTGGTATACCGTaacatacctgttgtgatgggcctggtaaagtttcctggctttcagtgacatccataggtgcctgtgaaaaaaaattttattcttgagaaatatgcttctaccaaagcataagatgtattcagttctaagcaactactgaaaaatagaaaagcatcacactgctaggctgtgttttcagttctgtcaaaaggattataaaaaatgactaatgtgttgaggcgattcagagaaaacttcctctgagccagtgccaggatgcattctgttacagaaatctgtttttggtcgctcgtgctgcgacataaacgcagacactgttgttcttcgaattgatgcagtcacaaaatggcatattgtaaaatacctgttgtgatgggcctgccaaagtctcctggctttcagcgacatccataggtgcctgtaaaaaaaaatttattctggaggaatgtcatcatcgtcatcatcagcctgactacgcccactgaagggtgaaggtctctcccatgtctccaattaaccctgtcctttgccagctgcggccactgcattcccgcaaactccttaatctcacccgcccacctaacttcctgccgccccctgctacgcttgccttctcttggaatccactttgttacccttaaggaccagcggttatcttgcctttgcattacgtgccctgcccaagcccacttcttcctcttgaattcaactaggatgtcattaacccacgtttgttccctcatccactctgcctacttctggtttcttaacgttacacctgccattttcctatccatagctcactgtgttgtccttaacttaagctgaaccctctttattagcctccacatttctgccccatagatgagtaccggtaagatacagctgtcgtagacttttctcttgagggataatggtaaactgccattcatgatctgggagaacctgccatatgcgctccacccattcttattcttctagttatttccctttcatgatctgtattagcggtcactacctgccctaagtaggcatattctcttactacttccagcacctcgctaccaattgcgaactgctgtttctactttattttctgcatattattttttagccccaccattctgctctgcctgtctaactcattgatcatgcttcatgctttgcagttcttgtcctgagtggcttagcaaggcaatgtcatcagcgaatcgcaaattactcaggtattctccattaactcttatccccaaatgttcccatttcaggccgcggaatacctcctgtaaacaggcagtgaatagcattggcgagatcgtgtctccctgcctgacacccttccttattggaattttattgctgactatatggaggactatggtaggcgtgcaatcattataaatatcttccaatattttcacataacacacttccacacgctgattctgcagtgcctgcatgacagttgaggtttccactgagttaaatgctttctcataatcaatgaaggccatatataggggtcagttataatctgtgcattcctctatcactcactgatagcgtgaacatgatctattgttgagtatcttttacgaaagcctgcctaattatttggttgattaaagcctaaggttgtcctgactattagcgattaccttagcaaatacttagtaggcaatgaacagtaagctgatcggtctgtaattcttcaagtccttgacgtctcctttataaagataatgttagcattcttccaagctcctggtactctcgaggtcacaaggcattgcatatataggatggctagttctactagcacaatctcccctccctccttcaacaaatctgctgttacctgatcctcaccagctgctttcccgcttttcattcctactaaggcttccgttacttcctcttctcttactgctacgggatgtcccattgctgtgcgctgcggcttctctcattaacgttctgattgcattggctactgcatagatttgtgtctctttggctatttgatatcttatccatattactaatgatattgccctctttgtctgttaACGCATACATCATGCACCAAGGTGTTCAGCTTTAAGCAGAtagtgaaagatggaggtggaGCATCACACTTTAAGACTGTTTTGAGTGCTGTCTGAAGGGTTAAGAAATATGATGACTGGTGTGTCATGGGATTTGGATAAATCTTCTGGTGAGCCCATGCCAGGAAGCAGTGTTTGTAGCTCCTACTCCAACATATACACAGCCACTGTGATGCTTTGAATAGCTGTAGTAGtcacaaaacagcgctgtttgaaaatacttgttgcagtggagacgctggagatgtgtgactttgtgttagtgcttgctgggcgccatgctgagcagtggcagcaacagctgtgccattgcctggctgctgtgaaaggggttcctgctgtaaatgaataatgaggtgcatcacatgctcgcagtggaacgccagccttagctaaaaagatgcatgtaattcaacagacagatgtaccaatctgagactgtcaatatggaacacagccagtgggcgagagtgcacccatttcttaagaaagcaacagcagagaaatgCATTGTTAGTACAGCAGGTCTGCCATAGTTTTGAGAAGGGAGAGTGGGGTGTCTCTCCTCAGGCTCACCCAGCTATACCCCATGAAGTGTGTATGGTATGTGTATGAGGaattatatatgcagaactgccgtatctgtataataagggagctaattatactcattggcatccacccaagcgcagctatgcggctaaaggaaagctataaattgtttccacagaaacttcgcaaaagaaaacgggattcccctaaacatttggccaagctttctgtctgtgttttgtctttttttctttgtctcatgcttccctttttccttatgtgtatgacatttaccctatttactcgcgtaatttgcacccgcacatagattgtgcaccccaaaaagtttcaaacttttaacccgataaaaaaaaaaaaactactcgcacattttgcgcactatgctgagccagaccaccagcatgtacgcGGGTGCGAACTGTGCCGTTTACCCGGCCAGCGCGCAAGCTCGCGCTGGCGGTCGCTgtcccggacgaacagttgcgcgcgcgcccgaatccaaaactctaccgtaccgtttgctatacggttttccgctagtcagtcgggccacacgcaagggccccgttttattgcccgttatctcctcccacggctgacttcgcgattgaatctttgcgcgtttattgctttgagctaagcacgtgccgtcatgtcatgccaccccgcggggagctatagcgtggggaagggggggggggggggggggggacgtgtcaaccttgttgccatggggcgaggggtgccaacctttcttttaggacgtgttcggatAACTCGCTTGCGCGTAAAATGCGCACCCTCTCTTTGGagccctaattaaagaaaaaacgtgcgcaaatcacgcgagcaaatacgtacggtgctctatgccttatggaacttcttcgtgatttcctttgtaaacgaactatagttttaaggaattacagtgctctctcagtgacacttcccaggtgctatggccgagatgacaaaaaatgcaccgcctactgctaggcgcaaacatttgcacactacaagtaataattatagaaatgatgccccaaggaaaactgtggtgtgctcgatgctctttttttttattttcttctaatgatggagtgcgtaagctaataaataaataaattatcatgcacagtaagcagaatttcaccagagccatatataaaccgcagccagtttaggagtataatgacacaattactttttatcagtgcgggagtactgtagccgcgctactcgatcataacgtctagctaaagccatttattcacaaatcgtTCTATTTCTTGCACGAACACCTAAAACATCATATTGAACGCATGCTATATGCAGTCACGTTATAATAAAGCACCTTCTCAATaagagcatttctttccaatctcttgagaatgtatagaaggtggttcctcacctgaagggggacggcatccgcacgtatacgaactacgagcggcgacatccgatcgaagtgctcgggcaggaaatgttttgaacatacgcaggtccattttgctggctcccagtctctttggcccggtctaacggcctcagtccactgcctccttcgctctggatctttcggaaacctgtttgaaaacaatactattcactgcactcggacaaagagccaccaataaggccggggcaatacgaataccacgttcacgccgtgtcgtgcgtcatgttctgcgagcatgcattttactcattacgcagtcaattaaatacgaaaacaaaatgcagtatacttacgtgtggaaagtgacgcccggttcttgtcctggcgtgcgcgaccgacacccaggaacgcagcagctgggcatcgcagcgtctttgttgtcaatgggagcagaagtctcactttccgccgtgtctgacagctgccgacagcctggcgcggcgcgaaatcgtctgctcgcgccgctcgcgttgatcttcgcggcgctcgcatgccattggcggagccctcgcttccggcttcaaaaaatgtgacgtaacagcctctcctcttttccttctttcctccatggcTGGGTCAGTCCATCGCCCAATCCGTGCCGTACATCCTTCCCGCCAGAACCGCATGCGCTTATCAGTCGCCATTATCTTCCATTGTTGTTTTGGAACGTTCGCAGAAAGTACGCAGTCTTTCAGCGATGCCGTACTCTTTGCGCATGGTTCGGCCCACAAGCGCCCGGTTCTTCTCCTCATGGAGCGACGAAGAGCGACTCTTCCTTCGCAACCTGTTGAAACGGTACGCCTGCAGCAAAGTGTATCTCATGCAGAAGCTCAAAACCTCTCCCAATCGCCGTAGCGACTGCGGTCGCTGGCCGATGTGGGCCGTCATGGCTAACAAGTTGCGCGACGGTCTGGGCAAGGACGTGGAGCCACGAACTTTGGAGGCCTTCTTCTGGTACGTCATCGCCCGAGGCGCGGACCAGCGCTCGGTGAACAGCCGGCTGGACTTGCTGGTACTGCGAAACGTTTCGCTATCGCAGGAGGAGACGGACGATAGCGAGGACTCCGCTTCGAGCGACAGCGAGCAGAACTACAGCGACTACAGTCCTTCGGAAGACGAAGGCAGCTCTACAGACTCGGAGCAGCCAAGGGCCCGCCGCCGCAGTGTTGCTCGTGCGCAGCCGTTGGAACCGCCGCAAGCGTCGGCGTCAACGCAGGCTGGCAAAGCTCTGGAGGCGCTGGCACCGCGTCTGCTCGCAGATTGCGCTATCGGGACTGCGCTCTTGGTCGCTCCGAAAGTCGCACAGTGGTACGCCCAAACGCACCACCCGAATGTCGTTCTTTGTGGGCCTATTCGGTCCTCTGCAATTCCGACCGCACCGGCCCAGACGGCAGACGGGCGGCGGGGCCCGCTCATGATCGCGCCCGTTTCGGAGGCTGGTGAAGGTCGTCACGCGCCTGCTCGAGAACAAGACTTACCCAGAGTCTGCAGCGAGGTTCACGAGCTGAGTGCGGCggtcgaggagctccgtttcgaAGACGGGCAGGTGTGCACCAACAACGAAGACGGTGGCGGCAGAACAGGGCTGTGCACCGTGCGTGGCGACGACGACAGCTTTGGGCCGCCCACGTCGACCAGCGGCGAGTCCGACGGTGGGCACAGTTTGGAGCACTCATCTAGCCCATGCGTCAGCGATGGTCATCACAGCGACACCGACAGCCCGATGGATGCTGACGATGAAAGTTCGCTGGTGGCTCGCGCCGACAAGGAAGTCCAGTGCGATCTGCATTTGACCTATTGGCACGATGTGTTGATGACTGAGATGACCCTGCAGGCGACAGCTATGCGGCGACAGAAAGCCTTCCGCGATCGCCAGCTTGCAGCGAGGAATGCCTAGTTCTCTGCTGCCACAGTCATATGATAGCCACGCAGTGCTTTTGGCTTGACTCTGCCTTAATTCCTGTCTGGTGGTGTACCGACTACATCAGC contains:
- the LOC144097809 gene encoding uncharacterized protein LOC144097809; this encodes MDVAESQETLAGPSQQAPMDVTESQETLPGPSQQASMDVATMLDIQPGPSQAFRLTPLSFDKLYVGSKCYFYDPASDSVKEHTMPRPTRHNAAPPDSIHDNGN